Part of the Ignavibacterium album JCM 16511 genome, ATCAGAAATTCTGACACCGTTTCCCCAAACTTTTCCCGCATTTAAATCTGAAATGTCAGTTTCAAAAATTATTCTTTGACGTGAGAATGCCGGATTGTTTGCATTTGCAATATTATGGCTTGTTACTTCCAAAGCTCTCCGATAAACGGAAAGACTTCGTGATGATATGTCGAATATTTTTGTGATTGCCATAACTATACCTTCCTGTCAAGTAATTTCTGATTCTTAACTCCATAAAGATTAGTAACAAGCTCTTTAATAAATTTTCTTGAATGATCAATCAGATATTTATTCTGAAAGTTCAGATTTTCAATTTCACCAACAACTTCAACCAATGAATTTTTTATGTTAAGATATTCTTCCTGTAGACTAAAATCAGCTTCTGGTTCAGCTTCAAATAATTTTTGTACAAGAACATTCTTTTCCGGAAGAATATCACTTTGGAGTAATTCTTTTAAGATATCAATTCTGCTCTTCTCATAATTACGAATCTCTGCCAGAATTTTTTCCTGCTGATCTACTGACTTTTCAAAATTTTCATAATCAGATTCAACCATAGCATTCTGCATTCTTTGAAGAACTTCGTACATTTCCTGTAGTTTGTTTAACAGGTTATGCATTATTTCGAGCAGCTTGAAAATTTTCATTGCATTGCCTCAAGATGATTTAAATAACCCATCACGCGTTTTACATAAGTTTGGGTCTCTGTAAAAGGCGGAACGTCGTTATATTTATCCACATTGCCCGGACCTGCATTATACCCTGCCAGAGCAAGCTTCAGATCCCCATCATATTTTCGAAGAAGTTCAGCCAAATATTTAGTGCCGCCAAAGATATTTTCTTTCGGATTCCAAACATTCTTAACACCCAAATAATCGGCAGTTGCATCAATCAACTGCATTAGACCTTTTGCATTCGCTGATGAAACCGCATTTTCTTTTCCGGCGGATTCTGCAAGTATCACTGCTTTAATAAGATTTTTATCAACTCCGTGTGTTTGTGCAGCTTCTTCTATAATCGGATCATATTTTGAAACTCTGTCCAAAGCTTGTTCTGTTGGTTTAACAGCTGGTACTTCGGGCTTTTTATATTCTATCTTCGGAGTATTACTGTCAGGTAATGAATTTGTTTGCTTTTCAGAATTAAGTTTGGAAATACTTTCGCCAGTAATTTTTTTGTAAATCATATCAGCAACGCCAAGTCCTTTTCCTTTTGCAATATGATTTGCAATTTCATATTGAAATATTGATTCGTAAAAATCTCCGCCGAAACTATCTTCCCCAAATAATCCACCTGTAGTTTGCGACATGCTTTTTAACATCATCGAAGTAAGCAAACTTTCGAATTGCTTTGATGCATCAGCCAATTTCTTCTTATCAATGTTTTTCTGATAAGTCGGCTGCTGCACCTGTGAAATGTGCTTATTCGGATTGGTTATTTTTAAGCTGATATCGCTCATAAAGATTATTTTACATTATCACTAATTCTGCTACAAGTGCACCTGCTTCTTTAAGTGCCTGAAATATTGCGATTATATCTTTCGGAGAAACTTTAAGTGAATTCAATGCTGCAGCAACTTCCTGAACATTGCTTGCACCCTGAATTGCAATTGTATTAGTTGAATCTTGTTGAACATATGGAATTGCATTATTAACGATGGCGGTTGTTCCGCTTGAAAAAGCTCCCGGCTGTGAAACAAATGGATAATTTCTTATTGTGATGTTTAAACTTCCGTGAGTTATACTGACAGGTTTTATCTGAACATTATTACCAGCGACAACTGTTCCGGTTCTCTCATTAAGAATAACCTTTGCAACATAATCAGTTTGAACAGGAAGTGATTCAAGCTCTGCAAGAAAACTTATCACATCATTTTGTTTATCGGCTGGAACTTTAACACGAACTTCAGCTGCATCAACTGAGATTGCTGTATTCTGCCCGAACTTATCATTAACAGCAAGTGCAACATTGTTTGATGTAGTTAAGTCAGGCATTTTAAGAAAAATACTAAGCTCATTATTAGTAACGGTATTTTGAGGAAGATTTTCTTTCAGAACTCCACCAAGCGGAACTCTGCCAG contains:
- the flgN gene encoding flagellar export chaperone FlgN, which translates into the protein MKIFKLLEIMHNLLNKLQEMYEVLQRMQNAMVESDYENFEKSVDQQEKILAEIRNYEKSRIDILKELLQSDILPEKNVLVQKLFEAEPEADFSLQEEYLNIKNSLVEVVGEIENLNFQNKYLIDHSRKFIKELVTNLYGVKNQKLLDRKV
- a CDS encoding transglycosylase SLT domain-containing protein translates to MSDISLKITNPNKHISQVQQPTYQKNIDKKKLADASKQFESLLTSMMLKSMSQTTGGLFGEDSFGGDFYESIFQYEIANHIAKGKGLGVADMIYKKITGESISKLNSEKQTNSLPDSNTPKIEYKKPEVPAVKPTEQALDRVSKYDPIIEEAAQTHGVDKNLIKAVILAESAGKENAVSSANAKGLMQLIDATADYLGVKNVWNPKENIFGGTKYLAELLRKYDGDLKLALAGYNAGPGNVDKYNDVPPFTETQTYVKRVMGYLNHLEAMQ
- a CDS encoding flagellar basal body P-ring protein FlgI, producing MKTSKLIFIALIIISQQVFTQRIKDIAYLNSDHTEQVIGYGLVVGLAGTGDSYRTQFTMQSITSMLKRFGITVPQTDVRTRNVAAVMVTASLQHNFKPGFKFDVIVSSLGDATSLLGGTLLMTPLSAINGEVYAMAQGPISIGGYDFNTYTGNRVARNHALTGRVPLGGVLKENLPQNTVTNNELSIFLKMPDLTTSNNVALAVNDKFGQNTAISVDAAEVRVKVPADKQNDVISFLAELESLPVQTDYVAKVILNERTGTVVAGNNVQIKPVSITHGSLNITIRNYPFVSQPGAFSSGTTAIVNNAIPYVQQDSTNTIAIQGASNVQEVAAALNSLKVSPKDIIAIFQALKEAGALVAELVIM